A region from the Polaribacter sp. Hel1_33_78 genome encodes:
- a CDS encoding DUF5916 domain-containing protein, which translates to MKFFTSILVFIIFCGVNATAQEIRLNKIQKRIYTTKKLVKTPIIDGGISEEAWDIVEWSSDFIEKTPDEGTEPTHQTQFKVMHDAKYLYIAIRAFDDNPELIQQRLSRRDGFAGDRVNVIIDSYHDKRTAFVFTTTAAGVKGEEIATGNGSNWDDSWNPIWYTDAKVDERGWTAEMKIPFSQLRFGKMKEQIWGFNVNRTIFRKNERSLWQRIPNDQAGFISEAGELHGLIDLVPQKQLEIQPFTVVQYDSYPAEIGNPYRDGSDFKINGGLDAKIGITNDLTLDLTINPDFGQVEADPGAIALDGFQIFFNEQRPFFVENKNIFDFEFANGQDNLFYSRRIGRNPHRNSNLAIGEYAKEPINSAILGAAKFSGKTQNGWSIGVLESVTANEYAEIRGVNGTKREEIVEPLTNFFVARAQKDFNERNSFIGGIFTATNRNLDGNFSELHKAAYSGGIDFRHTWRNRGYYIEGNAIMSHVLGSEEAIEKTQLSMARLFQRVDATHVELDPTRTSLTGSGGRIEVGKQGGGNWRYNMGVVWRSPELELNDVGFLRQTDEIIQFSEIQYLWQIPTKTYRDINFQLEQYATFDFQGNQNNMQYKAEVNVNWINNWSTELGLGHKPLSYENAYLRGGPRWRYADKNFLYFFFGSDKSKKMSFTAGYIDRKTEETVNDLKKYIFKLDYQPFDALSISLNTEFEKIIDKTQYITTTDFGNQKRYILGEIDNQSLSTTLRLNYSINPNMSIQFYGQPYISRGRYSNFNFVNQSTAARLEDRISMYSQTQISFMNDVYNIDESLDGNTDYTFNKPDFSFVQFRTNLVARWEYIPGSELFFVWARGGVTFDDPRNSLTRSLRDQITNNKLQDTFLIKATYRFVR; encoded by the coding sequence ATGAAATTTTTTACTTCAATACTAGTATTTATTATTTTTTGTGGGGTTAATGCAACTGCACAAGAAATTAGGTTGAATAAAATTCAGAAGAGAATTTACACTACTAAAAAATTGGTAAAAACACCAATTATTGATGGAGGTATTTCCGAAGAAGCTTGGGATATTGTGGAGTGGTCTTCAGATTTTATAGAAAAAACTCCAGATGAAGGAACTGAACCAACACATCAAACTCAATTTAAAGTTATGCATGATGCAAAGTATTTATACATTGCTATTCGAGCTTTTGATGACAATCCAGAATTAATTCAACAACGATTATCGAGAAGAGATGGTTTTGCAGGAGATAGGGTAAATGTTATTATCGATAGTTATCATGATAAAAGAACTGCTTTTGTATTTACCACCACTGCTGCAGGGGTAAAAGGTGAGGAAATAGCTACGGGTAACGGAAGTAATTGGGACGATAGTTGGAACCCAATTTGGTATACAGATGCAAAAGTCGATGAGAGAGGGTGGACTGCAGAAATGAAAATTCCTTTTAGTCAATTGCGCTTTGGGAAAATGAAAGAGCAGATTTGGGGGTTCAATGTAAATCGAACTATTTTTAGGAAAAACGAAAGGTCTCTATGGCAAAGAATTCCAAATGATCAGGCAGGTTTTATTAGTGAAGCAGGTGAGTTACATGGTTTAATTGATTTAGTTCCTCAAAAGCAATTGGAAATTCAGCCTTTTACAGTTGTACAATATGATTCTTACCCTGCAGAAATAGGAAACCCTTATAGAGACGGAAGCGATTTCAAAATAAATGGCGGTTTAGACGCTAAAATTGGAATTACAAACGATTTGACTTTAGATTTAACTATCAATCCAGACTTTGGCCAAGTAGAAGCAGACCCTGGAGCTATTGCTTTAGATGGCTTTCAGATTTTTTTTAATGAACAAAGACCTTTTTTTGTAGAGAATAAAAACATCTTTGATTTTGAGTTCGCAAACGGGCAAGACAATCTTTTTTACAGCAGAAGAATTGGTCGAAATCCGCACAGAAACTCCAATTTAGCAATTGGAGAATATGCTAAAGAACCAATTAATTCGGCGATTTTAGGCGCTGCAAAATTTTCAGGAAAAACCCAAAATGGATGGTCTATAGGTGTTCTAGAGAGTGTTACTGCAAATGAATATGCAGAGATTAGAGGAGTAAATGGGACTAAAAGAGAGGAGATTGTAGAGCCTTTAACGAATTTTTTTGTAGCGAGAGCTCAGAAGGATTTTAATGAAAGAAACTCTTTTATTGGAGGAATTTTTACAGCAACAAACAGAAATTTAGATGGTAATTTTTCAGAATTGCATAAAGCGGCTTATTCTGGAGGTATTGATTTTAGGCATACATGGCGAAATAGAGGCTACTACATTGAAGGAAATGCAATAATGAGTCATGTTTTAGGAAGTGAAGAAGCGATAGAAAAGACCCAGCTTTCTATGGCTAGATTGTTTCAGAGAGTAGATGCTACTCATGTAGAATTAGATCCTACTCGAACTTCTTTAACGGGCTCGGGAGGTAGAATTGAAGTAGGAAAACAAGGTGGTGGAAATTGGCGATATAATATGGGTGTTGTTTGGCGTTCTCCAGAATTAGAATTAAATGATGTTGGTTTTTTGCGCCAAACAGATGAAATAATTCAATTTTCAGAAATTCAATATTTATGGCAAATTCCTACAAAAACATACAGAGATATTAACTTTCAATTAGAACAATATGCAACATTTGATTTTCAAGGAAATCAAAATAATATGCAATATAAAGCGGAAGTAAATGTTAACTGGATTAATAATTGGTCAACTGAATTAGGTCTTGGACATAAACCTTTGAGTTATGAAAATGCATATTTAAGAGGTGGTCCCCGCTGGCGTTATGCTGATAAGAATTTTCTGTATTTTTTCTTTGGATCAGATAAAAGTAAAAAGATGAGTTTTACTGCGGGTTATATAGATCGCAAAACAGAAGAAACTGTAAATGATTTAAAAAAATATATTTTTAAATTAGACTATCAACCTTTTGATGCTTTAAGCATTTCCTTAAACACGGAGTTTGAAAAAATTATTGATAAAACTCAGTATATAACAACAACAGATTTTGGGAATCAAAAAAGATATATTTTGGGCGAAATTGATAATCAAAGTTTATCAACAACTTTACGTTTAAATTATAGTATTAACCCAAATATGTCTATTCAGTTTTATGGTCAACCTTATATTTCCAGAGGAAGATATTCTAATTTTAATTTTGTAAATCAATCCACTGCTGCGCGTCTAGAAGATAGAATTTCTATGTATAGCCAAACTCAAATTTCATTCATGAACGATGTCTATAATATTGATGAAAGCTTAGACGGAAATACAGATTATACTTTTAATAAACCTGATTTTTCTTTTGTGCAATTTCGCACAAACTTAGTGGCTAGATGGGAATATATACCTGGTTCTGAATTGTTTTTTGTTTGGGCAAGAGGTGGGGTAACTTTTGATGATCCCAGAAATTCTTTAACAAGAAGTTTACGAGATCAAATTACAAATAATAAATTGCAAGATACCTTTTTAATAAAGGCAACGTATAGATTTGTAAGATAA
- the rplM gene encoding 50S ribosomal protein L13, protein MNTLSYKTVSANSATVNKEWVLVDADGQTLGRLASKVAKLIRGKYKPNFTPHVDCGDNVVIINAEKIVLTGNKWRDKSYIRHTGYPGGQRSLTATEMFEKDPTRLIEKAVKGMLPKNILGAALYRNLYVYAGTEHKHAGQAPKAINLNDLK, encoded by the coding sequence ATGAACACATTAAGTTACAAAACAGTATCAGCAAACAGCGCTACCGTAAACAAGGAGTGGGTTTTAGTTGATGCGGACGGGCAAACGTTGGGTCGTCTAGCTTCTAAAGTAGCAAAGCTAATTAGAGGTAAATATAAACCAAACTTTACTCCTCACGTAGATTGTGGAGACAACGTGGTTATTATCAACGCAGAAAAAATTGTTTTAACTGGTAACAAATGGAGAGACAAATCTTACATTCGTCACACAGGGTATCCAGGAGGACAAAGATCGTTAACTGCAACAGAAATGTTCGAGAAAGATCCTACAAGATTGATCGAGAAAGCAGTTAAAGGAATGTTACCAAAAAACATTTTGGGAGCAGCACTATACAGAAACTTATATGTATATGCAGGAACTGAGCACAAACACGCGGGTCAAGCACCTAAAGCTATTAATCTTAACGATCTTAAATAA
- the rpsI gene encoding 30S ribosomal protein S9, which produces MDTVHKIGRRKTAVARIYLTDGKGNITVNKKDYKDYFTTGTLQYKVQQPLMLTENLESYDIKVNVYGGGVTGQAEAIRLAITRALVSIDADHRIILKPEGLLTRDPRMVERKKFGQKKARKKFQFSKR; this is translated from the coding sequence ATGGATACAGTTCACAAAATAGGTAGAAGAAAAACGGCTGTTGCTCGTATTTATCTTACAGACGGTAAAGGGAACATTACTGTAAATAAAAAAGACTATAAGGATTACTTTACAACAGGTACTCTGCAGTATAAAGTACAACAACCTTTAATGTTAACAGAAAACTTAGAATCTTATGATATCAAAGTTAATGTTTACGGTGGTGGAGTTACAGGACAAGCAGAAGCAATTCGTTTAGCAATTACACGAGCATTAGTTTCTATTGATGCAGATCACAGAATTATTTTGAAACCAGAAGGTTTATTAACACGTGATCCAAGAATGGTTGAACGTAAGAAATTCGGTCAGAAAAAAGCACGTAAAAAATTCCAATTCTCGAAACGTTAA
- the rpsB gene encoding 30S ribosomal protein S2 produces the protein MANVNIQELLDNGVHFGHLTRKWNPNMAPYIYTERNGVHIIDLYKTAAKIEETSEALKKIANSGRKILFVATKKQAKDIVAEKAKAVNMPYITERWPGGMLTNFVTIRKAVKKMAHIDRMKQDGSFDALSKREKLQINRQREKLEKNLGSISDMTRLPGALFIVDIKKEHIAVAEAQKLNIPIFAMVDTNSDPRLVDFVIPANDDASKSIDKVLSFVTDAVAEGLSDRKADKEKVKVAKEVAAPKAEKASPKVEESKAEVTETPAKETK, from the coding sequence ATGGCAAACGTAAACATACAAGAATTATTAGATAATGGTGTGCATTTTGGACACCTTACTAGAAAGTGGAATCCAAACATGGCTCCTTATATTTATACAGAAAGAAATGGTGTACACATCATTGATTTGTATAAAACTGCGGCTAAAATAGAAGAAACTTCAGAAGCTTTAAAAAAGATTGCAAACTCTGGACGTAAAATTTTATTTGTTGCTACTAAAAAACAAGCAAAAGATATTGTTGCAGAAAAAGCAAAAGCAGTAAACATGCCTTACATCACAGAAAGATGGCCAGGTGGTATGTTAACGAACTTTGTAACTATTAGAAAAGCTGTTAAAAAAATGGCTCATATTGATAGAATGAAGCAAGATGGTTCTTTTGATGCTTTATCTAAAAGAGAGAAATTACAAATTAATCGTCAGAGAGAAAAGTTAGAAAAGAATTTAGGTTCAATTTCTGACATGACTCGTTTACCTGGTGCATTATTTATAGTTGACATCAAGAAAGAGCACATTGCTGTGGCAGAAGCTCAAAAATTAAACATTCCAATTTTTGCAATGGTAGATACAAACTCTGATCCAAGATTAGTTGATTTTGTAATTCCTGCAAATGATGATGCTTCTAAGTCTATAGACAAAGTATTATCTTTTGTTACCGATGCAGTTGCAGAAGGTTTATCAGATAGAAAAGCAGACAAAGAAAAAGTAAAAGTAGCGAAAGAAGTTGCAGCTCCTAAAGCGGAAAAAGCATCTCCTAAAGTTGAAGAATCAAAAGCTGAAGTTACTGAAACTCCTGCTAAAGAAACAAAATAA
- the tsf gene encoding translation elongation factor Ts — METVKVSAADVKKLREATGAGMMDCKKALVEAGGDFDKAIDILRKKGQKIAAKRADRESTEGVAVTRINDAKTSGVAIVLACETDFVGKNDSFVALGGQFADIALDYDSKESFLAADFGGMTVADKLVEQTGVIGEKLEITAFEKIEAAYVGAYTHIGKIAALVGLSAVVDNAENLAKDLAMQVASMGATTLSYKDFDPAFVAAETEARIAVIEKDNIELGRLGKTLKNVPQYISMSQLSDEILAKAEEAAKAELAAEGKPEKIWDRILPGKMERFISDNTTLDMEQCLLDQSFIKDEKKNVAQYVKTYGDVSVSAFKRVTLG; from the coding sequence ATGGAAACAGTAAAAGTAAGTGCTGCTGATGTTAAAAAATTAAGAGAAGCTACTGGAGCTGGAATGATGGACTGTAAAAAGGCATTAGTTGAAGCTGGTGGTGATTTTGATAAAGCAATTGATATTTTGCGTAAAAAAGGTCAAAAAATTGCTGCTAAAAGAGCGGATAGAGAATCTACCGAAGGTGTTGCTGTAACAAGAATTAATGATGCTAAAACTTCAGGTGTAGCAATCGTTTTGGCTTGTGAAACTGATTTTGTTGGGAAAAATGATTCTTTTGTAGCCTTAGGTGGTCAATTCGCAGATATCGCTTTAGATTATGACAGTAAAGAATCTTTCTTAGCTGCTGACTTTGGTGGAATGACAGTTGCCGATAAATTAGTTGAACAAACTGGTGTTATTGGAGAAAAGTTAGAAATCACTGCCTTTGAAAAAATCGAAGCTGCTTATGTTGGTGCGTATACTCATATTGGTAAAATTGCTGCTTTAGTTGGTTTATCTGCTGTTGTAGATAATGCTGAAAACTTAGCAAAAGATTTAGCAATGCAGGTAGCATCTATGGGAGCAACTACGTTGTCTTACAAAGATTTTGACCCTGCTTTTGTAGCTGCAGAAACTGAAGCTAGAATAGCAGTGATTGAAAAAGATAATATTGAATTAGGAAGATTGGGTAAAACATTGAAAAATGTACCTCAATATATCTCTATGTCGCAATTATCTGATGAGATTTTAGCAAAAGCTGAAGAAGCTGCTAAAGCTGAATTAGCTGCTGAAGGAAAACCAGAAAAAATCTGGGATAGAATTTTACCAGGAAAAATGGAAAGATTCATTTCTGACAATACGACTTTGGATATGGAACAATGTCTTTTAGATCAATCTTTTATTAAGGATGAAAAGAAAAACGTTGCACAGTATGTTAAAACATATGGAGATGTTTCTGTAAGTGCTTTTAAAAGAGTTACTTTAGGATAA
- a CDS encoding glycine--tRNA ligase, giving the protein MAKQEDQFKKVLSHAKEYGYVFQSSEIYDGLSAVYDYAQNGVELKKNIRDYWWKAMVQMHENIVGIDASILMHPTTWKASGHVDAFNDPLIDNKDSKKRYRADVLIEDYCAKIEGKINKEVAKASKRFGNAFNKEEFLATSGRVVGYQEKIKAILARMGASLENEDLADVKLLIEELEIADPLTGSRNWTDVKQFNLMFGTKLGASAETAMDLYLRPETAQGIFVNFLNVQKTGRMKIPFGIAQTGKAFRNEIVARQFIFRMREFEQMEMQFFVKPGTQKVWYEQWKETRLKWHLSLGMGAENYRFHDHDKLAHYADAAADIEFNFPFGFKELEGIHSRTDFDLKAHEKHSGKKLQYFDHEENKSYTPYVVETSIGLDRMFLAVFSNSLIEEELENGTTRTVLKLPAVLAPFKAAILPLVKKDGLPEVARKIMEDLKWDYNVYYDEKDAVGKRYRRQDAAGTPFCITVDHDTLVDHCVTIRHRDTMDQKRVAIVDLKEIIQAEVAVKTWLQKM; this is encoded by the coding sequence ATGGCAAAACAAGAAGATCAGTTTAAAAAAGTTTTATCGCATGCAAAAGAATATGGTTATGTATTTCAGTCTTCTGAAATTTATGATGGATTAAGCGCGGTTTACGATTATGCTCAAAATGGAGTTGAACTAAAGAAAAATATTAGAGATTATTGGTGGAAAGCAATGGTGCAAATGCATGAGAATATTGTGGGGATCGATGCCTCAATTTTAATGCATCCTACTACTTGGAAAGCTTCTGGTCACGTAGACGCATTTAATGATCCTTTAATAGATAATAAAGATTCTAAAAAACGTTATAGAGCAGATGTTTTAATTGAAGATTATTGTGCTAAAATTGAAGGCAAAATAAATAAGGAAGTGGCTAAAGCATCAAAACGTTTTGGTAATGCTTTTAATAAAGAAGAGTTTCTTGCTACAAGTGGAAGAGTTGTTGGATACCAGGAAAAAATAAAGGCAATTTTAGCAAGAATGGGTGCGTCTTTAGAAAACGAAGATTTAGCAGATGTTAAGCTATTAATTGAAGAGTTAGAGATTGCAGACCCTTTAACAGGCTCTAGAAATTGGACAGATGTTAAGCAGTTTAATTTAATGTTTGGTACAAAACTTGGCGCATCTGCTGAGACTGCTATGGATTTGTATTTACGTCCAGAAACAGCACAAGGAATTTTTGTTAATTTCTTAAATGTTCAGAAAACAGGAAGAATGAAAATTCCTTTTGGAATTGCACAAACAGGTAAAGCATTTAGAAATGAGATTGTTGCTAGGCAATTTATTTTTAGAATGCGTGAGTTTGAGCAAATGGAAATGCAATTTTTTGTAAAACCAGGTACTCAAAAAGTTTGGTATGAGCAATGGAAGGAAACGCGTTTAAAATGGCATTTATCTTTAGGGATGGGAGCAGAGAATTATCGTTTTCATGATCATGATAAATTAGCACATTATGCCGATGCAGCTGCCGATATTGAGTTTAATTTTCCTTTCGGATTCAAAGAGTTAGAAGGAATTCATTCACGTACAGATTTCGATTTAAAAGCCCATGAGAAACATTCAGGTAAGAAATTACAGTATTTTGATCATGAGGAAAATAAAAGTTATACACCTTATGTAGTAGAAACTTCTATTGGTTTAGATAGAATGTTTTTAGCAGTCTTCTCAAATTCTTTAATTGAAGAAGAATTAGAAAACGGAACAACAAGGACAGTTTTAAAATTACCAGCAGTTTTGGCTCCTTTTAAGGCAGCGATTTTACCATTGGTGAAAAAAGATGGTTTGCCCGAAGTTGCGCGTAAAATTATGGAGGATTTAAAGTGGGACTACAACGTATATTATGACGAAAAAGATGCTGTTGGTAAGCGTTATAGGCGTCAAGATGCCGCTGGAACACCATTTTGCATTACAGTAGATCATGACACTTTGGTAGATCACTGTGTTACGATAAGACATAGAGATACAATGGATCAAAAAAGAGTTGCAATTGTGGACTTAAAAGAAATAATACAAGCTGAAGTGGCCGTAAAGACTTGGTTGCAAAAAATGTAA
- a CDS encoding class I SAM-dependent methyltransferase, which translates to MSSKIKFFKEALKNLKTLGTVMPSSSFLSKRMLREIDFSQAEVIVELGPGNGAITKYIIEQLSPIARLICFEINNNFYSQLKEQKHPQLIVLNVSAGKIADELKKLNIKKVDYIISSLPLTILPKEVSEEILLKAFEVLEDNGSFIQYQYSLSYFKKVKKVFRESISVEFEPLNIPPAFIYRCKKVQ; encoded by the coding sequence TTGTCTAGCAAAATAAAATTTTTCAAAGAAGCATTAAAAAACTTAAAAACATTAGGCACTGTTATGCCAAGTTCAAGTTTTTTGTCAAAAAGAATGTTAAGAGAGATTGATTTTTCTCAAGCAGAGGTTATTGTTGAGTTGGGGCCTGGAAATGGTGCGATTACAAAGTATATTATAGAACAATTATCACCTATAGCAAGATTAATTTGTTTCGAAATTAATAATAATTTTTACAGTCAATTAAAAGAGCAAAAACATCCACAATTAATTGTATTAAATGTTTCTGCAGGAAAAATTGCAGATGAATTGAAAAAGTTAAATATTAAGAAAGTAGATTATATTATTTCTAGTTTACCATTAACCATACTTCCTAAAGAAGTGTCAGAGGAAATTTTGTTGAAGGCTTTTGAGGTTTTAGAGGATAACGGCTCATTTATTCAATATCAATATAGTTTAAGTTACTTTAAAAAAGTGAAAAAAGTATTTCGAGAGTCTATTTCAGTAGAATTTGAACCTTTAAATATTCCTCCAGCATTTATTTATCGATGTAAAAAAGTCCAATAA
- a CDS encoding ComF family protein — MRLLKDLFYIFYPKLCAVCEQKLVENETTICTLCRHDLPLTNFQDFKQNKISENFYGRFLTENVFSLFFFRKKGITKKIIHDLKYKGNEEIGVFFGNWLGEILSENKGFKEVDYIIPVPLHPKKLKERGYNQVTKFGETLSKQLNTQFLENYLIRISSTKTQTFKARFERFNNIGTKFLLKNPEFFNHKHILLIDDVITTGATLEACAKEFLKSKDCKISILTMAYTE; from the coding sequence ATGAGACTTTTAAAAGACTTATTCTATATTTTTTATCCAAAACTATGTGCTGTTTGTGAACAAAAACTAGTAGAAAATGAAACTACTATTTGTACACTTTGCAGACACGACTTACCACTAACTAATTTTCAGGATTTTAAACAAAACAAAATTTCAGAAAATTTTTATGGCCGGTTTTTAACAGAAAATGTATTTTCTTTATTTTTTTTTAGAAAAAAAGGAATCACAAAAAAAATAATTCATGATTTAAAATACAAAGGTAATGAAGAGATTGGCGTTTTCTTTGGTAATTGGTTGGGGGAAATTTTGAGTGAAAATAAAGGATTTAAAGAGGTAGATTATATAATTCCTGTGCCTTTACATCCAAAAAAATTAAAAGAAAGAGGCTATAATCAAGTAACAAAATTTGGTGAAACTTTGAGTAAACAACTAAATACACAATTTCTAGAAAATTATTTAATCAGAATCTCATCGACCAAAACCCAAACTTTTAAAGCTCGTTTTGAGCGTTTCAATAATATTGGCACAAAATTTCTTTTAAAAAATCCTGAATTTTTTAATCATAAACATATTTTATTAATTGATGACGTGATCACAACCGGTGCAACTTTAGAAGCATGTGCAAAAGAATTTTTAAAATCTAAGGACTGCAAAATAAGTATTTTAACCATGGCGTATACAGAATAG
- a CDS encoding Ig-like domain-containing protein, whose amino-acid sequence MLLIFVTNCARTGRPEGGPKDEDAPLFITAKPPYESVNFNKKEIKIDFNEYITLKNLNTELVVSPPMKNPPLISPQGAPSEFIKIEIIDTLKLNTTYTFNFGNAVEDHNEGNKLENFKYIFSTGTYIDSLTTSGNIKDAKLFETPKNINVLLYRIDSSFNDSIVYKKKPDYITNTLDTINFKFTNLRKGRYLMLALQESLNDYIFNPKTDKIGFLTDTIQLPKDSIITKPIILFKEEQPYQFKRGKEITKGKIEFGFEGPGKNMQIKILSKVPDDFKSVSKFEVDKDTLNFWFTPFEADSLNFVIANNKFSDTLTVKLRKKKLDSLVMKSSTKSILHFRDTFFLTSNNPIVKIDTSKVSFFNKDTIAINYNTIPSKKENKVGFIFDKKPKEKYLFTALPGAFNDVFSVKNDTLKYSFSTKEIDDYGRITLKVNNVNSKNLIIELLSGKKQDKVIERQFTATSKGVVFDLLQPKKYTIRVIIDENKNNKWDTGNYLKKQLPEIILYHKQINNAELRANYFLEESFIID is encoded by the coding sequence GTGTTACTTATTTTTGTTACGAACTGTGCCAGAACGGGTAGACCAGAAGGTGGGCCAAAAGATGAAGACGCTCCTTTGTTTATTACTGCAAAACCACCTTATGAAAGTGTAAATTTTAATAAGAAAGAAATTAAAATAGACTTTAATGAATACATTACATTAAAAAATTTAAATACAGAATTGGTAGTTTCACCTCCAATGAAAAATCCTCCATTAATTTCTCCCCAAGGTGCGCCTAGCGAATTTATAAAGATTGAAATTATTGATACTTTAAAACTAAATACAACTTATACTTTTAATTTTGGAAATGCAGTAGAGGATCATAATGAGGGTAATAAATTAGAGAATTTTAAATATATATTTTCTACTGGAACTTACATAGACTCTTTAACTACCTCCGGAAATATAAAAGATGCAAAACTTTTTGAAACGCCTAAAAATATAAACGTTTTATTATACAGAATAGACAGCTCTTTTAATGATTCTATTGTATATAAAAAGAAACCCGACTATATCACAAACACACTTGATACAATAAATTTTAAATTTACAAACCTTAGAAAGGGAAGGTATTTAATGTTGGCTTTGCAAGAATCTTTGAACGATTATATTTTTAATCCAAAAACTGATAAAATTGGTTTTCTTACGGACACCATTCAATTACCCAAAGATAGTATTATTACAAAACCCATCATTTTATTTAAAGAAGAACAACCTTATCAATTTAAAAGGGGAAAAGAAATTACCAAAGGAAAAATAGAATTTGGTTTTGAAGGTCCTGGTAAAAATATGCAAATAAAAATACTTTCTAAAGTTCCGGATGATTTTAAAAGTGTTTCTAAATTCGAAGTTGATAAAGACACCTTAAACTTTTGGTTCACTCCTTTCGAGGCAGATTCCTTAAATTTTGTAATTGCCAATAATAAATTTTCAGATACGTTAACGGTGAAATTGAGAAAGAAAAAATTAGATTCTTTAGTAATGAAATCGTCGACAAAAAGTATTCTTCATTTTAGAGATACTTTCTTTTTAACCAGTAATAACCCTATTGTAAAAATAGACACAAGTAAAGTAAGTTTTTTTAACAAAGATACAATTGCTATAAACTACAACACTATACCTTCTAAAAAAGAGAATAAAGTTGGATTTATTTTTGATAAAAAACCAAAAGAGAAATACCTTTTTACAGCTTTACCCGGTGCCTTCAATGATGTTTTCTCTGTTAAAAATGATACATTAAAATATAGTTTTAGCACCAAAGAAATTGATGACTACGGAAGAATCACTTTAAAAGTAAACAACGTAAATTCTAAAAATTTAATTATTGAATTACTTTCTGGAAAAAAGCAAGATAAAGTTATAGAACGTCAATTTACTGCAACTTCAAAAGGTGTCGTTTTCGATTTATTACAACCTAAAAAATATACTATACGAGTTATTATTGACGAAAATAAAAATAATAAGTGGGACACAGGAAATTATCTAAAAAAGCAACTCCCTGAAATTATTTTGTATCATAAACAAATTAATAATGCTGAATTAAGAGCCAACTATTTTCTAGAAGAAAGTTTTATTATTGATTGA